A single genomic interval of Helianthus annuus cultivar XRQ/B chromosome 6, HanXRQr2.0-SUNRISE, whole genome shotgun sequence harbors:
- the LOC110915627 gene encoding ycf20-like protein: MVPASLMPSCGCPNNLSTIGCSSTKISSVGFSSDRLRTSFSFRKTLYARFWIFHLTQPFFLKNPKRSMTWRIRSNTDGSGFNPSSTNNNSNGTRLIRAIQAFQTKLTTRIKELRKDLPMKLLFFLTGFYCSTAFATVIGQTGDWDILSAALAVAVVEGIGALMYTDAFPLFNKVTSLKTYKGQHTDKC; encoded by the exons atggtgccAGCATCTCTAATGCCATCATGTGGCTGTCCTAATAACCTTTCTACCATTGGATGTTCGAGTACAAAGATCTCATCTGTCGGGTTTTCTTCTGACCGATTAAGAACTTCATTCTCTTTTCGAAAGACATTATATGCTCGGTTTTGGATCTTCCACCTGACACAACCTTTTTTCCTCAAGAATCCTAA GAGAAGTATGACATGGCGTATAAGAAGCAACACAGATGGCAGCGGCTTTAATCCCTCATCGACAAATAACAACAGCAACGGTACCAGACTCATAAGGGCAATACAAGCATTTCAGACCAAACTAACTACAAGAATTAAAGAGCTAAGGAAAGATCTTCCGATGAAACTACTATTTTTCTTGACGGGTTTTTATTGTTCAACGGCTTTCGCAACGGTTATAGGGCAAACGGGTGATTGGGATATTCTTTCTGCCGCCTTGGCGGTGGCTGTCGTGGAAGGAATAGGGGCCCTTATGTACACGGATGCGTTTCCTTTATTCAACAAG GTAACTTCATTAAAAACCTACAAAGGACAACATACCGACAAGTGTTAA